TAATATTTAGAAGTTTTTTTTCTATTTCTTTTACAATGGTTGGATGGTCTAtgctttaatttttatgttttatgctttATGTTTGTGGGACATAGTCACTTAATCTTTCTTCTTCAAAAAATtagttaaaagttgtttacaTCTTGACATAGAGATAGTTCATtctcttacaatacttagggggaaactattaggaaactttatttgtaagtattgaagaaaatcccaatcaactggatctctgaagaagataacagtcctgaagaacacagcaagatgaagaaaaacagttgggacaactggaaagcaaagtatctactacaaagaatctcaagttgataaagagttgatttggattatcagagaaggtcgtttctgatggatctgatgatatttctggtgaaatatcatcagtttctgacaaattctgatcatcgaactttctgatgatttgttcaccagaatttctgatgaagtggcttatcagaaattctgatgacagacccacttgtctaaaatcacaactctatcctgccacccatgaccgacattattggttttcatgattacaaatgcaacttgaacgatggattcaatgaatatgtcaaattgctactttatgcaggacttattgcatgaataaacaattgtttattcatgcccacagccgtctataaatagaaggctcgagaggcagaagatacttgagtttgaagcttagcattcacatacatacactcaaactccaactgctcttctcacccacagaaatcaagattcatttgtattagataataatcttacaatcaccttgttaaactaatttgtttcaaagtgatataaacttgataattctgtaggtcttgtttcttgaaagtctgatttccatttccgcacatctttttcacttatactgaaatcacttgccatattacgtaaaaagaagttgttaaggccaaacTGGGTCCAAcaagaaacccaagtaatcctgcataacccctaaaattttcagaacaatcagaatcaggatcagggcccctaaaactcaaggggggtaaaccctagcttacGATTATCCACATAATTTGCTGTAGAAATCGAATTTATCATTTtcatcaactcagctaagctagttaaggacgtggctaccctatggtgtagggtgacccctcgcgtcacgcgacgcccccacGTAGACcactcgcgtcacgcgagggggtcaaattttcagtataaatagaaggCTTTGGGACTTGCATTTTGGCGTTGGAACGACATCGAAATTGAATTCGTGCACTGAATTATCGACTGTTTacttcaaaacacacacgaatcactaaacgctgccgcaataaatagggtaataactcgatcgctattacgattcaacgtccgatcgattgaaactatccaacgaatgtttaagtgccgctcaaattgagtttctactttgtcattcgttgttaattcgatggatgtttaagtatcgcactttgtcatttgttgtgagggtttaatctcgtgaattgtcgtaaatgctgtattagttactaacccagttcgtgtgcattgttatttaaattaggttaaaaaggctaatcagtagattaaattccgcccgcataaatctgcaatgtgagtcattctctttttaccaaacttgctttcaaaatcatgtttgttttcaaagttataattacagggattaagtctttgtagtcttcaaatACAGCCGgtatatggggttttgtatacattacttgataaccgtcaccattggacaacgagttagccaaggggtgatatgaccatagtcacaaaCACCATTGGACTCTGAGGTTACCAATGGATgttcgagtgacaaatactgtgggtatatggttgataaacaaaaacattgtaatcactcttaaTATTGTAAATTATAACGATATGCCGTTTTaaacaaaaagaatgattcactcagtatttccccgctgagaaaacctttttcaaacatgtttcaggtgatctgatatgatccaggaaaagtgtcgtgaagcactacaagcttaaggaagtggctcaatataaataaataaagaaatatgttttgtaaaataaagatttcccagtgaaatcactttattgtaaattacggggtttatcccgaattatgaaataaaataatcgggcattttaTGTTTTAAAAGATCTTGTTTAAAGTcttccgctgtcacctaaattaaataccacggggttcccGTCCCGCGGAtcttgaccgggtcaaaccggggtaAGGGCCGTGACAGGTGGGGTGGGCTcggttaggttttttaggttttgggtggtgtagtaggtttattttgttgtgttcacattggttctcgcaataaatgtgattctcgcatgaaccctaccctatatatatatatatatatatatatatatatatatatatatatatatatataagaaaatattttattagtTAAGCTCTTATTAATCTAGTGATCAACTTCTTTATTGTACGGTGGCACAGACCTGAAGCACTCATCACCTGATCTAGCTAAACTTTTAGGATAAACAGGTGATCAACTTAAGCGGTGTCATATATCTGAACATCACCTGATCTCAAAATACCATAAAGATGGATTGGTTTTACCGAACAAGTGTGGGGTCCACTGGTTTCTTCTTAAAAGCATACACAACATGATACCAACATTCGTTTTTTTTGGATGTGACTATCCTTTAGAAAGTTGAAGTGTGCCTAAGCTTTCAAGTTAGTGTAATCTTGTAATAAGTCCTTTCTATATATAAAGgttaaaatttgttgaaaaaattaagttaaaattgaaaaaaaaaattttatttgTGTACATTTGTTTTTTAAGTCTTTTATATTATATTGATTGTGTCTCGAAATGTTTGAGATATTTATTTTATTGCACACTATAGATGAATATGATTTCGTTTGAACTTTGAATACGTCTATAGAGAATTCGGAGTTGTGTTTGTGATTGTGAACAGGTTACTTCGACTATTTACTGCAATGATAGTTATCTATCAATTGAGAAAGATACAAGACCAAAGAACATGTTTCCTCAAGTATGCTGAATACCGAGCTAAGAATCCTCCTCCTACGTCTTTTGATTTACTCAAGAAAAATAGAGATAGAAACACTTGTCAAAGGTGATTTATGCAAAAAGAGAGAGGTTGTCAGAAAAGtactaaaaaaccaaaaaaattatAGATAAGATCTTCAACAAAGAAATTGAAAAGCATCGCTTTAGGGAGAGACTATTGGGTCTTGAAATTGAGATTCAAGCTTGACAAACTGAAGATCACGGTGTACCTAAAGCGGCGGTTATGAAGATGATTCAAGATGTTAATAACATTAGTATAAGAGAGATATTGTTGGATCTAAAAAGGGTAGTCTAATCTTATTAACAAAGTGCATGGTTTAAAGATGTTGATTATGAAAGTTGAAGGATCAAATCTAGCAAGTCTTGAGTGTTGCTTGAGTTTGTAATACtatgtttatattttattttgtcaTCATTATGATTTTGTAATACTTTCTAAACACTCTCAATGTTAAAGGATATGTTTTAAAGAGGAAAAGATcaatcttcatcttcatcaaaaGTTGCTAACACCAATGATTAGTCAAATTGTAAGATTTTCATTCTTTATTATCTTACTTTTAATTTGGATTATATCTTAATTAAATAtagaattatttttttttatataaatactaACTTCTTAACTATTTTTGTAAGTAATGTCCCAAGAAGTATATTATCTGACATTTCAAATGGTACGAAACATATTACATTCTTAAtcagtaaaattttatatatttttaaatatattacaTCATTAAGAGTTggtttgttttaaaaataatcGGTTTTCACTCACAATCAGTTGTATGGGGCATTATCAAGAGTCAAGAGTAGGACTATAGTCAAGTTACAAATATTAGATGCAGATggtaaaattatataaaaaaaacatctAATGTAGCCGATGACTCCCAAATCAAACTGGTTTGGAGGAGGCACCTTATGACATTTGAATGTGGAGGTCATGGGTTCGAATCCCATTTGGTgcaatttgtttcaggtggatcATGATTTTTACGACAGTGAGCCTTAGGGCAATGGATTTCCCCTCAAATGGTGGGTGGGTCGAATCATTAGCGTTGTCTGTGTTCACAGGGCGTGGGTGACCTTTCACCAATGGGTTTACTCAGGTGATCATGCTTGTATGATATTCGATTGGCCGTCCAAAAAAAACATCTAATGTTATAACATAATCACTGGTAGTTTATCGTATCTTATTCATTACCTGATAAAGCATGGTCCCATCTCTTTTAAAAGAATCGTAATATTTTTTTATGACGGTTTAGCTACACAATTATCATGATGACCATTCGACATCTATTGATAATGAGTCACTAACAGGGCCGGCTTTGGGCCTGTGCGGGAGGTGCCACCGCACATGGCCCAAAGCATCTAGGGGcccaaaattatttaaaaaatatatatgtttttaatatatatatttgatgTAGGTAAGCTACACACAATTTCTTCCTTTGGCTTAATGGATAACGGAATTATGTGATAAAGAGTCCCACCATGAAAGTGTTCtaatttttccatttttttttttttttttgttttctagGCTTTCTTTTATTAACTGGTAGAAACTCTTACTTTTTagttttagttttgatttttcacttttaaatTTAGAGCTTCATAAATTTGTAAGTTTGATTATTTTCTTCTATTTAACAATTTATAAAACAAACTTTACATGTTTACTTGTTTAAATttgtaggttttttttatttCTCGTTTCTCATTTAACCATTTACAATATAAACTTAGAAGAACTTAGTATCTAGttctatttattttatttgtatgACAAGGTTCGTGTTGCCAAACTAATTTGGATATGTTTACACATATATTACAATTTTTTTTGCTAAAGAAGATTCAAGTGTTAGTTATTTTCGCTTGTCCAGAGCGTGTTGAAACTAATGTTAAGTGTATCAATCTATTTGTAAGATAAAACTAGgatttcttgtttttaatcaaTACTAATTTGAGTTGTGCATTCACTTTACTTTATGAATATGGATAATTGTGGTACATTGAAATATAAAGAAGAATCGGTATGGATTATAAATACTTGATCGAGAGCTTTACTTCCAAAAACGCTAGGAGTGTCTTACGATTTGTTTAAGCAAGTAAGTTTGATCATTTTGCTACactttttttgttttgtttattttatcaCATTTAGTGTCGTATTGTGGTTTTTTGATATATGATTCATGAGTTTATATTATAGGGAAagggcccaattttttttgtctCACACGAGGCCCAGTAGTTTTATATCATTCTCAGGGACGGCCCTGGtcactttttttttgaacggccaacaaactcaatcccgagcactctcggggcacccactggacaaacggagtactccgagagtaacccgagtccaccaccaattccggggaaaacccggtaacccacccgcccgtaggcacgacagtgaaattaccggtaaaacccgtttggctcaaggatccaacccaggtttccctgggtctcctatcattgcccaccagtgcctcactctacatcaagtgggagtcgaacctgcatctctcaagagaaatgcaaaccCTCCACCACTtaatctagagatcattggcacgACCCTGGTCACTAACTTGTATGTTCTTACTTCATAGATATCATCTCATAAATTAACCACCAAGGCACGGTCTTTATCGTCTTTTAAGaatttcaacattttttttttgaacggccaactaAATCACCAGATAAGCATTCTGGGATGCCCTTAATCGAGCAAATGCATCCCATCCTCCATAACGGTCAGAGTTGGATGCATACCCGGGCTGAGCTGTGGTAAAACCCGGTTCGACTCGGTTTCGAACTGCGACCTCCGGAGAGGCCTAGCTCCAAACTTCATTGCCGCCACCAATTTCTAACATATTTTAGTGACGCATCATTTATGAAACTATTTGCCGCTAACTGAAGTGGAATCCATCAAAAAATAGCGATGGACATTTCTATTAGTAAAGTCATGTTCTCTAGTAATTATGTAACAAACTGTATTATGTTCTTTTTCCTCTCTATATATTAACTCTCTAGCAAATGTGAGTGGTCGTTTTTAACCCCTTATCCCACAACTAGAGCTTGTAACACAAATGCGGCCACATTCATGACGGCCTTCCCAGACTCTAAACCAGCAAGGTTTAGATGGACTTTAAATCAAGCACAACGGAAAATGGGTCAATGCGAGTATCAATCTTTCAACCCGTGGTACGTTGTTCTAGCTATGATATAGTTTAATGCTTAAATTATTAAACAAAAGTCAGGATGGCCGAGTGGTCTAAGGCGCCAGACTCAAGTTCTGGTCTTCGAGAGAGGGCGTGGGTTCAAATCCCACTTCTGacatatttttcaattttaattgTTTGTTGACTTTTTGATCAAAGTCCACGATTTTTCCACTACAAAAGTCAACAAATGAACCCAGTGTAAGTGGGTTGGGAAACTGGGGTCAGGGGTCCAATTTGGTAGTGGGTTAAGCAAATGTAAAATGCCCAACTTTCAGAACCTTTGAATTGAATTCAAACTTTTaacaattatttattaattttttataggtaatttatattttaaatttaaattccAAAAGTTTGGAACATGGTAAGTgactattttatttatttataacttcTAAGGAATAAGAAATTACTACCAAATAAAATACAGTTGTTTCTTTCATCTCTCTTTTGAGTGACATTTTTTTAGTCAAATCATTCGACATTGTATTTATCTCCTTTATAAACTAGGGGATGTATGCGTTCAGTCTGGGTGCTAATCATATCGGGTTGACGGGTTAAAAATGTACGAACCGGACACGATCTATATATTTATActtgttgtgttgtgttgtgtcgTACCCACTTATAATCTTGTCGTGTTCAGATAGTGCTTTGGGTCAATGCGTTTTAAGTTCATTTACAAACATGACTAATACCTATTAGCTCAATAACAACTTAAACAATCAACTTTTCAGATCAAACAAAACTTTACTGTAATGATGTCATTTTTCATAATTATTTTTGTTTCCTTATCTATCATTTTCATCTAACTAACTTGGATTTATATGTTTAGGTTGAGATTTTGGGAAGCGAAAGAATAAAATGTGTAGGTATAGCTAATGACTAAAGTGGTTGAAAATTAAGAGGTGATATAGAATTCAAAAGTGATTTTTAATAGTTAGATTGagaaaattataaattaaaatgttaaaattaaaattttaacaCTTTTGAAGTAACTCACTTTAAATaggaatatttaaaaaaaaaaaaaaacacttaaacaTGTTAACTCATTAATTAGACGGGTGATGTGCGGGGTGATCGGTttaataaaacgggttatgtaattTGTCAAACCAAAACCTTATTATTTTTGTATCGTGTTCATTACTAATATATGTGAAGGACATTACGCATCTATTTTGTTGTCACTTCTAAGTTCTAACCTAAATAAAGGTCATGCTtgtaaaacaagcatgttatcAGTCTCAAAGGTTCGGTGGTCCAAACATAATATGCGGTGACTATATGGTCACACATTACACTTTGATCTATTGACTCACCGAAAGTCTCAGCCCAAACTCGTTACATGACTCATCTTGTGTCAGATTTATGTGATTGATTTAGTCTCCTTTTATAAGTTGTTTAGAAGTTACTAAGTCATCACTTATTTGGAACACATATGTTATACCTAAGATgaaattttaattttttgttatatatattttttttattaatgaaTGAGATTGATTGTATGTTGAAAGGTGTTTTTGCATTTCCCAGCCAACAATTTCCCCATATACTATctttttagtgtgtacaaaactAACAAAAGAAGAGTTTTTGCTATACTAGTCAAATAAtccttttaaaaatatatatataattgaaggAACAAGTAACAACCTCAtgaatataaaaatataaaatatactCATTTGATAGAAATTTACTACTTTACTTCAACTTGAAAAAGAATCCCCGACATTATTGCATACGTTACGCCAACCCTGCACTTAATTTACACACACTAAACTATcgtttaattttttgtttttaaatatgGATATGAAACTTCACTTTGTACGTATATCTGTGCAACAAATGAATATTTATAAATTGAATACATTGGTGGATGATTAAAAAAATAGTTCATTACGAGTCAATGTTGCAAATACATATGcaaatgaaaatataaaaaagtatCTATGTGTCTACAACAACGTTCTAGAAtcggtttattttttttattgaaaggcaaacataatataaaaattaaaaacccatCCAGTTAGCGAACAACTAACTTAAAGTAGGGGCTTTTTTACCCACTCGGTCCAAGTCCAACCGATTTTGCACTTAGGATTACAACTAGAAAACCACAAAAATGAAAACGAAACAACTAAATCAAAGCAAAGAATGTAGCGATTGAGATTTATTTCTAAAAAGGTTGTCATTCCTTGATCACCAAATAATCTACCAGGTCGTGAAAACAATAAGCTCAATCAAATAATTCTCATCCCTCGATAACACCATAGACGCGAGGGAATCCAAAATGCGAACAAGATCTACCAGTTACTATAACGAAATATCAAGCCACTTACAAATGTCCTTCCATAATCTAGACGCAAGACTATAGTATCCATAAACATGATTCACCGACTCCACTGAACCAAAATAAACCGGGCAACAATCTAAGGAATGCTAAGGCCTCTTTTGCGAAGATTTAATCTAGTATGAAGCCGATCCAGAAGCATCCTCCAAACATGAATGCTAACTTTTCATGAAATAAAATTGTTCCACCGTATAGGATGCTTCTCATGCGGTAAAATTTTATGGTCGACATATTTCCCAACACTATTAACCAAAATCTTTTTTTCAAGATCTCAATCTCATTCCTCAAAAATCACCCCTTCTAAAATCGCCTTTAATTCATTAGATTGACTGTAAATGAAACTTTCTAATTAGAGTTTTCCatcaaagttaaaaaaaaaaaaaaacaaacaaaaactaaCTAATAATCAAAATCATTTTAGCATTGGATGATAATTTGTTCATCAACTAGTGTTTTTGGTCAAAAGTGCATCCCAATAACATGAAATTAATCATAAAAACAAATAATATACGTAAAGGTGTACAAATTATGACGGTGACTTAAAAGGGTAATGCCGTAATGGAATTTCCCCCAATTTTCTTGTTTTAATTATACACTAGCCTAAGACCCCGCGAGCTTCGCGGGTGGctaaacaccaactaaacacataaaataatttaaacgtaGAAGCGTTAAAGTGTGATTTGTTAAGCCTAATATTTTGAGACAGTTGAGCACGTCCCAATAGTACATCTACATAATGTTCGTTACAAATTAAGTTTTTGTCAACTAAACCTTCATGATGTTTTcatgatgtcttctttaactccaCTATCGCATTCATCCTCTAACATTATCAATTCCAATCAGGACGACttagaatttaaatctctattgCTAGAttattaaaaagagttaattactgttttcgtccctgtagtttgtcaaaaatcactatttcagtccattagtttaaaaattgcgatttatgtccttgtggtttcactttcgtaaccatttcagtccacctcgtaaccatttcagtccctgtacttacagaataaatggattgaaatggttatgaaagtgaaaccacagggactgaaatggtcatgaaagtgaaaccacacggacagaaatcgcaatttttaaactaatgtactgaaatagtgatttttaacaaaccacaggacgaaaacagtaattaactcaaaagagttaattactgttttacatacatgaaattaatttgaaaaaaaatagaTTCTTACTTAAGTGTAAGAACAACTTAAACGGGTTCTTAGAGATATCAACTGGTTGGCTACCCTCCAACACTTGATTTGCTATAAATCCCTTTTACTGTTATAGAAAAAAATAAGGTTATAACCTGGAAATTTTCTAGGTATGAAAATTTAATTTTCTTGTTTTAATTATACATTTTATATTACTTTCTAATGTAGTGCTTTTATGCCTGAAAAGAAATAATACAAGTAGGTCAGGTCAAACTTTAATAAAAATGTAAGCATTTCTTAcatgttttatcaaatacaactaatataattgttattttatttatttatttatttattagtaacaacttttcttttttattaaataaaaaatgtaTATAAGTATCCATCCCATTTCATGTTACATGAGTGCCCTTAACGCATCCTTTTTGGGATCCAACAAAAttctatttattttattaattatttttcatTCTTTAAAATTCTAATTTTATACCCCTCTTAACTCAATCTAGCATGACCATCCTCCCCTCTCACAACCCCAAcctcaccaccacaaccaccaaaCCGGAGATGCCACACTACCAAAAACACTCACCACGGTCCACCgtcaccgccaccaccgccacgcGGACACCCTTCTCGTTCTTCTCCCCAAAACTCTCTGTCTACCTTTGCTCTATATGTGTCACCCTCTTCATCCTCTTTCACATTAAAATCCTCCAAACTCCTTTACCATCTACCCAAAACTCCCTCTCCTTCCTCCACAACTGGCAAGAGAAACTGATCAACAACGATGAACCCGCTTCATGCAACCACGATATAACCTCAATGGGCGACAAGCTTCGCGAATCGGTCACGTTCCTTCCCTTGAAGGACCTCCGGTTCGCGAATGCGGCCCTTGTGGGCCACACGTGGTTCATGAGCTCTTTGTATGACACACACGAAGAAGGTGAAGTACAATACCAACAATTTCCATCAAAGTCATCTAACGGCCGGATTTTATGCATTAAAGGACGTGATAATCATGATGGATCATGGAATTATTATGGTCTTGCTTACCCTGGATTTTTACCCAAAAATGCTACCTTGGTGCCAGGACGGACTTTTGTGTCGTATAATCATTATGATTTTGGTAACATATGGCATGGGTTATCCGCGCTCGTACCCTTCGTTGCGTGGCATTTGAAGAGCGAATGCGCTGCGCCTGACCGGTGGATTTTGTACCACTGGGGCGAGGTATGATTATTTTTACTGAATGTACCCCTTCTTGTCTAATTAGTTAATATATTGTTGTATAAAAATGTAAAGATTacctatacgggccgtataacgttCTTATGTTGCATCTTATATTAACAATACAAAAAAGCAACATGTGTATACTAtatcttagagcattcacattctatccatcATTTTCTTCTACCATGTAATTACACTAAAAGCAACTGTATTCTCTTTTTTtcaattaaatatatatttttttatacttttatcattacattttctaTCTCTTTCACTCACacccactttcaaaatatattaaaaaattttaCAGGTGAACAAtgtcccccaaatatacagattaacagtaacattttctctttcCTTAACTCATAACCAATTATAACCATGGTTTATAAGATGAAAACCCTTCTCATAGAATTTAGGGgataggatgtgaatgctcttatatgTTTAGCCAACCCTTTGCTTTTACATACTTGTAAATTACATAGATGTATTTACctatttatatttcatatattttgAACACATTCTAAAGGTACGGACAGGGATGAGCCCATGGTTAAACACACTTATGGAGGCAACATTCAACGGGCCActaaacattgaaaaattcaacgAGGACGGTAACGACTACGAGTGGCCGATGTGTTACGAGGAGGCGGTGGTGATGCGCCATAACGAAGGGGGGATGTCAAGG
This is a stretch of genomic DNA from Helianthus annuus cultivar XRQ/B chromosome 16, HanXRQr2.0-SUNRISE, whole genome shotgun sequence. It encodes these proteins:
- the LOC110916736 gene encoding uncharacterized protein LOC110916736 — its product is MTILPSHNPNLTTTTTKPEMPHYQKHSPRSTVTATTATRTPFSFFSPKLSVYLCSICVTLFILFHIKILQTPLPSTQNSLSFLHNWQEKLINNDEPASCNHDITSMGDKLRESVTFLPLKDLRFANAALVGHTWFMSSLYDTHEEGEVQYQQFPSKSSNGRILCIKGRDNHDGSWNYYGLAYPGFLPKNATLVPGRTFVSYNHYDFGNIWHGLSALVPFVAWHLKSECAAPDRWILYHWGEVRTGMSPWLNTLMEATFNGPLNIEKFNEDGNDYEWPMCYEEAVVMRHNEGGMSREKRMEVYDLIRCKARMMCDVELDRTDNDIGLTLFMRTGPRSFRNETAVVEIFERECMKVENCRLKVAYSSNLTVCEQVKLMASTDILVSPHGAQLTNMFLMDRNSSVLEFFPKGWLKLAGVGQLVYHWIASWSGMKHQGAWRDTEGDPCPYPDDDRRCMSVYKNGRIGYNSTYFAEWASRVLNEVKMRKSEEATRGNIVPTKCACS